The genomic segment AAGAGCTTGACCTTGCCCTCCGAGCGGAACTGGTTGAAGTTATGGAACGCGACCGACGCCATGCGGCCCTTGTGCGTCTCGCGCGGGCCGTACACGTTGAAGTAGCGAAAGCCGACGATCTGGCTCTGCGCCTTCGGCAACACCTGACGCACGATCTGATCGAACAGGAACTTCGAATAGCCGTAGACGTTGAGCGGCTTCTCGACCTCGCGTTCTTCGACGAAACGGCTCGACCCGCCGTATGTCGCCGCCGACGATGCGTAGAGGAACTGCGCGCCCTGTGCGAGGCACGCGTCCATCACGTCGCGGCTGTAGCGGAAATTGTTGTCCATCATGTAGCGGCCGTCGGTTTCCATCGTGTCCGAACAGGCGCCTTCATGGAACACCGCGCGCACTTTGCCGAAATCGCCGCGCGTGAAGCGCTCGACGAACTCGGTCTTGTCGAGGTAATCGTCGATCTCGCAATCGACGAGATTCTTGAACTTGTCGGCGCGCGTGAGGTTGTCCACCGCGATCACGCGTTGCTCGCCGCGCTCGTTGAGCGCCTTGACGATATTGCTGCCGATGAACCCGGCAGCACCGGTAACGATGATGGTCATGGCGAAGTATCAGGTAAGGTCAGGCGAAGAGTTCGTTGTAGTCGACGGTCGCCGTGCCGAGCTTGCCCACGACGATGCCCGCCGCGCGATTCGCATAGACGATCGAGTCGACGAGCGGCACACCCGCGCCCAGCATGGTCGCGACCGTTGCGATGACGGTGTCGCCCGCGCCCGAGACATCATACACTTCGCGTGCTTCGGCCGAGGTATGCAGCACCTGGTTCTCGGTGAAGAGCGTCATGCCTTCTTCGGAGCGCGTGAGCAGCAGCGCAGAGATATCGAGTTCGGCGCGCAGCTTCGTCACACGCTCGTGCAAGTCTTCCTCCGACTTCCACTGACCGACCACTTCGCGCAGTTCGGCGCGATTCGGCGTGATGAGAGTGGCGCCGCGATAGCGATCCCAGTCATCGCCTTTCGGGTCGACGAGCACGGGTTTTCCGGCGCGCTTCGCGTCCGCGATCATCTGCGTGACGTGCGTGAGGCCGCCCTTCGCGTAGTCGGACATGAGGATCACGTCGTGCTGCGGCAGCAGTTCCGCGAAGCGCGCGAGACACGCGTGCAGCACTTCGTGATTCGGCGTGTTCTCGAAATCGACGCGCAGCAGTTGCTGCTGGCGCGAAAGCACGCGCAGCTTGATGGTCGTGAGCAGTTCGGGATCGCGTTCGAGATGCCCCGCGACCTTGCTCTCGCCGAGCAATTCGACGATGCGCTCGCCCGGCTCGTCGTGACCGACGACACAGAGCAAGCCCGCCTGCGCGCCGAGCGCCGCCGCGTTGCGCGCGACGTTCGCAGCTCCGCCGAGCCGGTCTTCCTTCCTCTGCACGTGCACGACCGGCACGGGCGCTTCGGGCGAGATGCGGTTGACGTCGCCGAACCAGTAGCGGTCGAGCATCACGTCGCCGACCACCAGCACGCGCGCGGCCGAGATGCGCGCGCGCGGCACGACGGGAATATCGGCGTTAGCTGCGGCTGCCGTTGCGGTCGAGTTCGACATGGGGACGTCCTATCGCGTAATAGTCGATGCCCATTTCGGCCATCGCTTCCGGTTCATACAGATTGCGGCCATCGAAGATTACCGGCGTCTTCAGCGCGCTCTTCAAGTGCCAGAAATCGGGGCTCTTGAATTCCTTCCATTCGGTCACGATGACGAGTGCGTCTGCGCCCGTCAGCGCGTCCTGCTGCGTCTTCACGAAGTGCAGACGCTTGATGTCCTCGGGTCGATCCGCGAGATCGAGGGCGAACACGCGCTCGGCTTCGTCGCGCGCGACGGGATCGTAACCGCGCACCGTGGCGCCGCGCTGCAAGAGCGCCTCGATGATGCGCCGGCTCGACGCCTCGCGCATGTCGTCGGTGTTGGGCTTGAACGCGAGGCCCCACACGGCGAACGTGCGCCCGCGCAGGTCTTCGCCCATGCGCCTGACGATCTTGTTGACGAGCACATCCTTCTGGTCGTGATTGACCGCCTCGACCGCTTCGAGAACGCGCAGCGTGTGGCCGTTTTCGCGCGCGGTCTGCGCGAGCGCCTGCACGTCCTTCGGGAAGCACGAGCCGCCGTAACCGCAGCCCGCGTACAGGAAGTGATAGCCGATGCGCGGGTCCGAGCCGATGCCGCGCCGCACCGATTCAATGTCCGCGCCGACGGTGTCCGCCAGATTCGACAGATCGTTCATGAACGAAATGCGCGTCGCGAGCATCGCGTTGGCGGCGTACTTCGTGAATTCGGCGGAGCGCACGTCCATGTAGAGCGTGCGCTCGTGATTGCGGTTGAAGGGCACGTAGAGCCGCTTCATCTTCTCGCGCGCGAGATTGCCTGCGTCGTCGTCGTCGATGCCGATCACGATGCGATCTGGTCGCATGAAGTCGTCGACCGCCGCGCCTTCCTTCAGGAACTCCGGATTCGACACGACCGAGAAGCCATGCTTCGCCGAGCCTTCGAGCCCACGTGCCTTCAGTTCTTCATCGACGACCTTCTTCACCTGCAGCGCTGTGCCGACCGGCACCGTCGACTTGTCGACGATCACCTTGAAGCCGTTCGAGTATTTGCCGATATTGCGCGCGGCGGCGAGCACGTATTGCAGGTCGGCGGAACCATCTTCGTCGGGCGGCGTGCCCACCGCGATGAACTGGATGTCGCCATGCTCGACGCTCGCTTTGACATCCGTGGAAAACTGGATGCGGCCCGCCGCGCGCGTGCGCTTCAGCATTTCCTGAAGGCCCGGCTCGTGGATCGGCACGCCGCCGTTGTTGAGAATTTCGATCTTGCGCGGATCCACATCCACGCAAAACACGTCATTGCCGATTTCGGCAAGGCACGCGCCGGTCACAAGACCGACGTAACCCGTGCCGACGATGGTCACTTTCATACGCTTTCCGGTGGTTTCTGAAATGCCGGTGGCGGAAGCGGCGCGTTCGAGCGCCGCCTGATTTCATGCTTGCCGCGCGCGGGTTCAGACCGAGCTGGTGATCGGCTCGACGCGCCGCGGCGCGTACGTTTCCCAGCCGCTGCAGCCGGGACATTGCCAATAGAATAGTCGCGCGCGGAAGCCGCAAGTTTGACACGTATAACGCGGCAGGTTCTTGGTGCGCTGTTTCACGAGATTACGCATCAGTTCGAGCTCGCCGCGACGCGGCTCGTCGGCGGTCGCTTCCTGGGCTTCGAGCAGACGCGTCATGCCCGCGAGATTCGGCGCGCTTTCCATTTGCTTGCGCGCGAGCGCGTGCGCCGCGTCCAGGCCGCGCAACTCCTGCACGTGCTTGTACGCGACATCGAGCAGATCGTTCGACGGATAGCGCGTCGCGTAATCGATCAGCAGATCCACGCCCTCATCCTTGCGTCCGAGCGCGCCGTACGCCTTCATCAGCTTTTCGGCGACGAGCGGCAGATACGCTTCATTCTGCGCCTCGACGCGCTTCCAGTGCGTGATCGCGGTGTCGACGTTGCCCGCGGCCGCCTCGACGTCGCCGGCGAGGATCGTCGCGCGCACGTTGTCCGGGTTCGATGCCAGCGCGAGCTTCAGTTCGGCGCGCGCGCCTTCGGGATTCTTGCGCTGCAACGCTTCCTGCGCGAGCTCGCAATGAAAATGCGCGATCTCCATATGCAGCGACGGCGCGCCCATCTTTTCGATCTGCTCGGCCGTCGTGATGGACTTCGGCCAGTCTTTCTCGATCTCGTAGATGGTGAGCAAGGCGCGCTGCGCGCCGAGCGAATACTCGCCCGCTTCGAGCGAACGGAACGTCTCCTCGGCGCGATCGAGCAGGCCCGCCTTCAGGAAGTCCTGTCCGAGTTCATAGAGCGCGTGATCGCGCTCGGCGACCGGCAAGTCGGCGCGGCTCAGGAGATTCTGATGCACGCGGATCGCGCGGTCGGTTTCGCCGCGCCGGCGGAACAGATTGCCGAGCGCGAAATGCAGTTCGATGGTTTCCGGATCGAGTTTGGCGACTTCGATGAACGCATCGATCGCCTTGTCGTGTTGTTCGTTCAGCAGAAAATTCAGGCCGCGAAAGTACGAGCGCGGCAGGTTCGCATTCTCGGACAGCAGAGTTTTCAGGTCATAGCGGGACGCGATCCACCCCAGCGCGAAGGCGATGGGGATGACGAGTAGCCACCAGAAGTCTAGATCCATGCGATTTGTCGTTGAATGTTAGGTGTCTGCTTTCGCTCGATATCAGATGAGCGGCGGCATCGGCGGTTCTTCCTTCACCACCGGCGTCTCGCGCGCGACGCGCAGTTCGCGCTTCAGCCGTCCGTTTTCCATCCGCAGACGTATCATCGCGGGCACGCCGGACAACAGCCCCGCCAGCAATCCCACGACGAAAAACGCGAGACCGATCAGGATCAGCGGCGCGGTCCAGGCATAGCCTGCAAGGAAGTTCAGCGTCGCGGTCTGGGTGTTGGCGAGCGCCAGCACCAGCAGCAGCACGAAAATCAGAACGCGGATCAGCCAGACGAGGAATCTCATGTAGGGTCTCGCAAGAGCGGTTGCATCAGACGGCCCTTCCGTTGCGGCCGGGCCTGCGCGGTTGAACACCCAGGTCAAAGTGACCGGTATTGTAATTGATGCTTCCGGGCACAGGCAGCCGCCGGCGCTCCGCGTGGATTTTCAGCAAACAACGAACCCGTTGCGCCAGCGCTGCGAGCATGAAGCGCCGCATATGAAAAAAGCACCCCGAAGGGTGCTTTCCTGGTCGATTGCCTCGTGGGCGAACGTCGCGAACTGAAGAATTCCTTCAGCCGGGAATGCGCGCCGATCAGAGATCGTCCGCATCATCGTCATTCGACATCTTCAGCGGCTCTCCCGCACGGCCATCGACGCGTTCGCGCAATTCCTTGCCCGGCTTGAAGTGCGGCACGAATTTCTCCGGTACCAGCACCTTCTCACCCGACTTGGGATTGCGCCCGACGCGCGACGGACGACGGTTGAGCCCGAAGCTGCCGAAGCCGCGAATCTCGATGCGGTGACCGTTGGCCAAAGCCTCCGACATCGCATCGAGCATCGTCTTCACCGCGAAATCCGCATCCTTGAGGACAAGTTGCGGAAATCGCGACGCCAACTGGGCGACCAATTCCGATTTGGTCATACTTCAGCTTGCCGTTGAGGGCTTAGCTGTTCTGGCCGTCGAGCTTGGCCTTGAGCAGCGCGCCGAGGTTGGTCGTGCCGGTCGCAGCGGCGTTCGTGTCGCCCTGCAGGCTGCGCATGGCTTCCTGCTGTTCGGCCGAATCCTTCGCCTTGATCGAAAGGTTGATGCCACGCGACTTGCGATCGATGTTGATGATCATCGCGTTGACCTTGTCGCCTTCCTTCAGCACGTTACGCGCATCTTCCACGCGGTCTTGCGCGATTTCCGAAGCACGCAGGTAGCCTTCGACTTCGCCGGACAGCGTGATGACCGCACCCTTCGGGTCGACCGACTTCACGACGCCGTCAACGATGGCGCCCTTGTCGTTGATCGCGACAAAGTTGTTGAACGGATCGCCTTCGAGTTGCTTGATGCCGAGCGAGATGCGTTCCTTGTCGACGTCGATGCCCAGAACCACGGCTTCGACTTCGTCGCCCTTCTTGTACTTGCGCACGGCTTCTTCGCCGGTTTCCGACCACGACAGGTCCGACAGGTGAACCAGACCGTCGATGCCGCCAGGCAGACCAATGAACACGCCGAAGTCGGTGATCGACTTGATGGCGCCGCTGATCTTGTCGCCCTTCTTGAAGTTGCGGCTGAAGTCATCCCACGGATTCGGCTTGCACTGCTTCATGCCGAGGGAGATACGGCGGCGGTCTTCGTCGATTTCGAGAACCATGACTTCGACTTCGTCACCGAGCTGAACGACCTTCGACGGCGCAACGTTCTTGTTGGTCCAGTCCATTTCCGACACGTGGACCAGGCCTTCGATGCCCGATTCCACTTCGACGAATGCGCCGTAGTCGGTGATGTTCGTGACCTTGCCGAACAGGCGCGTGCCCGACGGGTAACGACGCGAGATGCCTTCCCACGGATCGTCGCCGAGTTGCTTGATGCCGAGCGAGACGCGGTTCTTCTCTTGGTCGAACTTGAGAATCTTGGCGGTGACTTCCTGGCCAACCGACAGCACTTCCGACGGGTGACGCACGCGACGCCATGCGATGTCGGTGATGTGCAGCAGGCCGTCGATGCCGCCGAGGTCCACGAACGCGCCGTAGTCGGTGATGTTCTTGACCACGCCTTCGACGATCGCGCCTTCCTTCAGCGTCTCGAGCAGCTTCGCGCGCTCTTCGCCTTGGGTGGCTTCGATCACCGCGCGGCGCGACAGCACCACGTTGTTACGCTTGCGGTCGAGCTTGATGACGCGGAATTCGAGCGTCTTGCCTTCATACGGCGTCGTGTCCTTGACCGGACGCGTGTCGACGAGCGAACCCGGCAGGAACGCGCGGATGCCGTTGACCATCACGGTCATGCCGCCCTTGACCTTGCCGGTGATCGTGCCGGTCACGAGCTCGTTGTTGTCGAGCGCCTTTTCCAGCGACAGCCACGAAGCGAGGCGCTTCGCCTTGTCGCGCGACAGGATGGTGTCGCCATAGCCGTTTTCCAGCGCGTCGATCGCGACGGAAACGAAGTCGCCCGCCTGCACTTCCACTTCACCCGCGTCGTTCAGGAATTCTTCGAGCGGAATATAGGCTTCGGACTTGAGACCAGCGTTGACGACCACGAAGTTGTGGTCGACACGCACGACTTCGGCGGAGATCACTTCGCCGGCGCGCATGTCCTGCTTGGTCAGCGACTCTTCGAACAGAGCCGCAAAGGATTCGGTATTCGGGGTGGAGGTTTGCAGGTCGGACATAAAAATCGATATTTGCACAGCCATTCGCGCGGTGGTCCCCAATGGACCGGTGAAGCGCAACGCCGTACGGGGTTAAAGGGTTTAACACACGCTCCATCTGCCGACGGAGCACCTTGCTCTATTACACGCGAACCGCGCTGTACCAGCCGATGATCTGTTCGACCGCTTGATCGATCGACAAACCGGAGGTGTCCAGCGTCTTCGCGTCCGCTGCGGGCTTGAGCGGCGCGGTGCTCCGGTTCATGTCCCGGTCGTCGCGCGCACGCAAATCTCGCAGCAAGTCATCCATATTAGCAGAAAAACCTTTTTGCATCAATTGCTTATACCGTCTCGCCGCGCGCGCCTCGGCGCTCGCCGTCAGAAATACCTTCAGCGTGGCGTCGGGAAAGATGACGGTGCCCATGTCGCGGCCGTCGGCGACGAGGCCGGGGCGCTTGCGAAACGCCCGCTGACGCGCGACCAGCGCCTGGCGCACCGCGGGATGCACGGCGATCGCGGAGGCGCGGTTGCCGACCTTTTCCTGCCGGATTTCGCCCGAAACGTCCACGCCATCGAGTTGCGCGCAACCTTCGCGGAACGTGATGTGGAGCGCTTCGATCAGTTTTGCAAGGCCGGGAGCGTCGTCTTTCTCCACTTCGTAGCGAAGGCTGGCGAGCGCCGCGAGCCGGTAGAGCGCGCCGCTGTCGAGCAGGTGAAAGCCGAGCGTCGCCGCGACGATGGCCGCGACCGTGCCCTTGCCCGAAGCCGTCGGCCCATCGATCGTGATCACGGGAGTGGGGTCGAATGGACGGGTCGGTTTCATCGAGTCTGGCCGTTCCGGCCCGTTGTTTCTGTCATTGAAGTCTATGAAATCGCGCTTCACGCTAACACCGCTGTAGTTACGCCTTGACGAGCGTCGCAAACCGATCGAAATAATCGGGGAAAGTCTTGTTCACGCACTTCGGATCGTTGATGCGAACCGGCACGCCGCCCAGACTGACGAGCGAAAAACACATCGCCATGCGGTGGTCGTCGTAGGTGTCGATCGCGGCATCCGGCGTGAGTTTCGCAGGCGGCGTCACGACGAGATAGTCCGCGCCCTCTTCCACCGTCGCGCCGACCTTGCGCAGTTCAGTCGCCATCGCGGCGATGCGGTCGGTTTCCTTCACGCGCCAGC from the Caballeronia sp. NK8 genome contains:
- the rfaD gene encoding ADP-glyceromanno-heptose 6-epimerase, with translation MTIIVTGAAGFIGSNIVKALNERGEQRVIAVDNLTRADKFKNLVDCEIDDYLDKTEFVERFTRGDFGKVRAVFHEGACSDTMETDGRYMMDNNFRYSRDVMDACLAQGAQFLYASSAATYGGSSRFVEEREVEKPLNVYGYSKFLFDQIVRQVLPKAQSQIVGFRYFNVYGPRETHKGRMASVAFHNFNQFRSEGKVKLFGEYNGYAAGEQTRDFISVEDVVKVNLFFFDHPEKSGIFNLGTGRAQPFNDIASTVVNSLRALDGEAALSLAELVQRGLIEYIPFPDALRGKYQCFTQADQSRLRAAGYDAPFLTVQEGVDRYVRWLFGQL
- a CDS encoding lipopolysaccharide assembly LapA domain-containing protein — translated: MRFLVWLIRVLIFVLLLVLALANTQTATLNFLAGYAWTAPLILIGLAFFVVGLLAGLLSGVPAMIRLRMENGRLKRELRVARETPVVKEEPPMPPLI
- the rfaE1 gene encoding D-glycero-beta-D-manno-heptose-7-phosphate kinase; the protein is MSNSTATAAAANADIPVVPRARISAARVLVVGDVMLDRYWFGDVNRISPEAPVPVVHVQRKEDRLGGAANVARNAAALGAQAGLLCVVGHDEPGERIVELLGESKVAGHLERDPELLTTIKLRVLSRQQQLLRVDFENTPNHEVLHACLARFAELLPQHDVILMSDYAKGGLTHVTQMIADAKRAGKPVLVDPKGDDWDRYRGATLITPNRAELREVVGQWKSEEDLHERVTKLRAELDISALLLTRSEEGMTLFTENQVLHTSAEAREVYDVSGAGDTVIATVATMLGAGVPLVDSIVYANRAAGIVVGKLGTATVDYNELFA
- the lapB gene encoding lipopolysaccharide assembly protein LapB, translated to MDLDFWWLLVIPIAFALGWIASRYDLKTLLSENANLPRSYFRGLNFLLNEQHDKAIDAFIEVAKLDPETIELHFALGNLFRRRGETDRAIRVHQNLLSRADLPVAERDHALYELGQDFLKAGLLDRAEETFRSLEAGEYSLGAQRALLTIYEIEKDWPKSITTAEQIEKMGAPSLHMEIAHFHCELAQEALQRKNPEGARAELKLALASNPDNVRATILAGDVEAAAGNVDTAITHWKRVEAQNEAYLPLVAEKLMKAYGALGRKDEGVDLLIDYATRYPSNDLLDVAYKHVQELRGLDAAHALARKQMESAPNLAGMTRLLEAQEATADEPRRGELELMRNLVKQRTKNLPRYTCQTCGFRARLFYWQCPGCSGWETYAPRRVEPITSSV
- the rpsA gene encoding 30S ribosomal protein S1, with amino-acid sequence MQISIFMSDLQTSTPNTESFAALFEESLTKQDMRAGEVISAEVVRVDHNFVVVNAGLKSEAYIPLEEFLNDAGEVEVQAGDFVSVAIDALENGYGDTILSRDKAKRLASWLSLEKALDNNELVTGTITGKVKGGMTVMVNGIRAFLPGSLVDTRPVKDTTPYEGKTLEFRVIKLDRKRNNVVLSRRAVIEATQGEERAKLLETLKEGAIVEGVVKNITDYGAFVDLGGIDGLLHITDIAWRRVRHPSEVLSVGQEVTAKILKFDQEKNRVSLGIKQLGDDPWEGISRRYPSGTRLFGKVTNITDYGAFVEVESGIEGLVHVSEMDWTNKNVAPSKVVQLGDEVEVMVLEIDEDRRRISLGMKQCKPNPWDDFSRNFKKGDKISGAIKSITDFGVFIGLPGGIDGLVHLSDLSWSETGEEAVRKYKKGDEVEAVVLGIDVDKERISLGIKQLEGDPFNNFVAINDKGAIVDGVVKSVDPKGAVITLSGEVEGYLRASEIAQDRVEDARNVLKEGDKVNAMIINIDRKSRGINLSIKAKDSAEQQEAMRSLQGDTNAAATGTTNLGALLKAKLDGQNS
- a CDS encoding UDP-glucose/GDP-mannose dehydrogenase family protein, translating into MKVTIVGTGYVGLVTGACLAEIGNDVFCVDVDPRKIEILNNGGVPIHEPGLQEMLKRTRAAGRIQFSTDVKASVEHGDIQFIAVGTPPDEDGSADLQYVLAAARNIGKYSNGFKVIVDKSTVPVGTALQVKKVVDEELKARGLEGSAKHGFSVVSNPEFLKEGAAVDDFMRPDRIVIGIDDDDAGNLAREKMKRLYVPFNRNHERTLYMDVRSAEFTKYAANAMLATRISFMNDLSNLADTVGADIESVRRGIGSDPRIGYHFLYAGCGYGGSCFPKDVQALAQTARENGHTLRVLEAVEAVNHDQKDVLVNKIVRRMGEDLRGRTFAVWGLAFKPNTDDMREASSRRIIEALLQRGATVRGYDPVARDEAERVFALDLADRPEDIKRLHFVKTQQDALTGADALVIVTEWKEFKSPDFWHLKSALKTPVIFDGRNLYEPEAMAEMGIDYYAIGRPHVELDRNGSRS
- the cmk gene encoding (d)CMP kinase, whose protein sequence is MKPTRPFDPTPVITIDGPTASGKGTVAAIVAATLGFHLLDSGALYRLAALASLRYEVEKDDAPGLAKLIEALHITFREGCAQLDGVDVSGEIRQEKVGNRASAIAVHPAVRQALVARQRAFRKRPGLVADGRDMGTVIFPDATLKVFLTASAEARAARRYKQLMQKGFSANMDDLLRDLRARDDRDMNRSTAPLKPAADAKTLDTSGLSIDQAVEQIIGWYSAVRV
- a CDS encoding integration host factor subunit beta, with protein sequence MTKSELVAQLASRFPQLVLKDADFAVKTMLDAMSEALANGHRIEIRGFGSFGLNRRPSRVGRNPKSGEKVLVPEKFVPHFKPGKELRERVDGRAGEPLKMSNDDDADDL